From Bacteroidales bacterium, one genomic window encodes:
- a CDS encoding TolC family protein, which translates to MGKKIFAVLLLLSFACAGLQAQNNQKKEKDRTTDRVKKDIEIMHYNPIRTNSSGSDSASISQVMQELAIKDQGVSSVATIIANYKPFILPPLDELFERAKNNPSVVLRQHEMDFAWRDVMAARREWMKWVRGSAAYSYGKYNTNLFYQQTNIPTADTYSSQNASYYLLGASVQINLFDIYNYNNNIQQKRDQYQKIEYSFQAAWSDAMEKISTSYYTLVYLLPIVSHGIQWAKLAELSYEDTKLDFIAGRAKTYSLYEVESQYYRAVQELTVNLKEISINVKYLELATNSKIVPDEVPYADDKTIQSPNSTNISYPVNVSQGKSSKPLSKSEKRALKKASKDKNKTK; encoded by the coding sequence ATGGGAAAAAAGATATTTGCAGTACTGCTATTACTGTCATTTGCTTGTGCCGGGCTGCAGGCGCAGAATAATCAAAAGAAAGAAAAGGATAGAACTACTGATAGGGTTAAAAAGGACATAGAAATAATGCACTATAATCCGATTAGGACTAATAGCAGCGGGAGTGACAGTGCCTCAATTTCTCAGGTCATGCAGGAATTGGCTATAAAAGATCAGGGAGTTTCATCAGTTGCGACTATCATTGCTAATTATAAACCTTTTATTTTGCCACCACTTGATGAGCTTTTTGAAAGGGCGAAAAATAATCCGTCTGTTGTTTTACGTCAACATGAAATGGATTTTGCGTGGCGAGATGTTATGGCAGCAAGGAGAGAGTGGATGAAGTGGGTCCGTGGAAGCGCTGCATACTCTTATGGCAAGTATAATACCAATTTATTTTATCAACAAACTAATATTCCGACTGCAGATACATATTCCAGCCAAAATGCTAGTTACTATTTATTGGGAGCTTCTGTGCAAATAAATTTGTTTGACATTTATAACTATAACAATAATATTCAGCAAAAAAGAGACCAGTATCAGAAGATAGAATACTCTTTTCAGGCGGCTTGGTCAGATGCAATGGAGAAAATAAGTACATCTTATTACACTCTTGTTTACCTTCTGCCAATTGTTTCGCATGGGATTCAGTGGGCAAAACTTGCAGAATTGTCTTATGAAGATACAAAATTGGATTTCATTGCCGGAAGGGCGAAAACATATTCATTATATGAAGTTGAGTCTCAGTACTATAGAGCTGTTCAGGAATTAACTGTAAACTTAAAGGAAATTAGTATCAATGTTAAGTATCTTGAATTGGCGACAAATTCTAAGATTGTACCAGACGAAGTTCCTTATGCTGATGATAAAACCATACAGTCCCCAAATTCTACAAACATTAGTTATCCTGTAAATGTTTCTCAGGGAAAGTCTTCAAAACCTTTATCTAAGTCAGAGAAACGCGCTTTAAAAAAGGCTAGCAAGGATAAAAACAAAACCAAATAA
- a CDS encoding sulfide/dihydroorotate dehydrogenase-like FAD/NAD-binding protein: protein MYRIVKKEELTPLVYLMELKAERIAASVKPGQFLIVRPSENGERIPLTVCDFNREKGTVTIVTQIVGVSTDKICKLAVGECFTDAVGPLGNPSEFVNASDEEVKKMSYIFVAGGVGAAPVYPQAKYLHERGAKVDVILGARNKDLLIMEEQMRQVCDNLYVCTDDGSKGEKGVVTIILERLLSGGKKYNMGVAIGPMIMMKFVTVSAKKYQLPLTVSLNTLMVDGTGMCGACRVSIGGKTKFACVDGPEFNAYDVDFDEAMRRQTIYRPQELAANKEAGLEIGPKK, encoded by the coding sequence ATGTATAGAATTGTTAAAAAAGAGGAACTTACGCCGCTCGTCTATTTAATGGAATTGAAAGCGGAGAGGATTGCCGCTTCTGTTAAGCCGGGACAATTTTTAATTGTCAGACCGTCGGAAAACGGAGAGAGAATTCCCCTTACAGTTTGTGATTTTAATAGAGAAAAAGGTACTGTTACAATAGTAACGCAAATAGTAGGTGTCTCTACAGATAAAATCTGTAAACTTGCTGTGGGAGAGTGTTTTACTGATGCCGTAGGACCGCTGGGCAATCCGTCCGAATTTGTAAATGCATCTGATGAAGAGGTTAAGAAAATGAGTTACATTTTTGTGGCAGGAGGAGTTGGAGCAGCACCTGTTTATCCGCAGGCAAAGTACTTGCATGAGAGAGGTGCAAAAGTAGATGTCATCTTGGGAGCACGCAATAAAGATTTGCTGATTATGGAGGAGCAGATGAGACAAGTATGTGATAATCTTTATGTTTGCACGGATGATGGTTCAAAGGGTGAGAAGGGTGTTGTTACCATTATATTGGAGAGATTGCTGTCGGGAGGAAAAAAATACAACATGGGAGTTGCAATTGGCCCTATGATTATGATGAAGTTTGTAACTGTTTCTGCAAAAAAATATCAGCTGCCTCTTACGGTAAGTCTTAATACTCTGATGGTTGACGGAACAGGTATGTGCGGCGCATGTAGAGTTAGCATTGGCGGAAAGACAAAATTTGCCTGTGTGGACGGACCTGAATTTAATGCGTATGATGTTGATTTTGATGAAGCTATGAGGCGTCAAACAATTTATCGTCCGCAAGAGCTTGCGGCAAACAAAGAGGCTGGGCTGGAGATTGGACCAAAGAAATAA
- a CDS encoding response regulator: MKKKVLIIDDKESIAKVITFYLSKDYDFTYFDNPLKAIAWLQQGSIPDLIICDIRMPEMTGDKFLSYVKKNDLFKSIPVIMLSSEDSTAERIKLLEDGASDYIVKPFNPMEIKVRIKKIIG; encoded by the coding sequence ATGAAGAAGAAAGTGTTGATAATTGATGATAAAGAGTCCATTGCAAAGGTTATTACATTCTACCTATCCAAAGACTATGATTTTACATATTTTGATAACCCTTTAAAGGCTATAGCATGGCTGCAGCAGGGCTCAATACCAGACCTTATCATCTGTGATATTCGCATGCCGGAGATGACCGGCGATAAGTTTCTTTCCTACGTCAAGAAAAATGATCTTTTTAAGAGTATACCTGTTATTATGCTCTCATCTGAGGATAGCACCGCTGAGAGAATAAAGCTTTTGGAAGATGGCGCAAGTGACTATATCGTAAAGCCATTCAATCCAATGGAAATAAAGGTTAGAATTAAAAAAATTATTGGCTAG
- a CDS encoding sugar transferase, producing MLSKSVKPISVKDIRAFRLPTWKRTFDVAFSLIALIVLSPLLLLTAAAIWLEDHGAVIYKSKRVGSNYNVFDFYKFRSMYMDADKRLKEFDKANQYGAKQEVKGEAIDNQLFGDDSDFDPDKMANMLVSDDCVVPEKEFNAEKNRENEHAFVKIENDPRVTKVGKIIRKLSIDELPQLINILKGDMSIVGNRPLPLYEAELLTADEYVDRFFAPAGLTGLWQVMKRGNGGEMSPEERKQLDIQYAKTFSFWMDVKIILKTFTAFVQKDDV from the coding sequence ATGCTTTCTAAAAGTGTTAAACCTATAAGTGTTAAAGATATACGTGCATTTAGATTGCCTACCTGGAAGAGAACTTTTGATGTTGCATTTTCATTGATAGCTCTTATTGTGCTATCTCCGCTTTTGCTTTTAACAGCTGCTGCAATATGGCTGGAAGACCATGGTGCGGTGATATACAAGTCAAAAAGGGTTGGAAGCAATTATAATGTTTTTGATTTTTATAAATTCAGAAGCATGTATATGGATGCTGATAAGAGGCTTAAAGAGTTTGACAAGGCAAATCAATATGGCGCAAAGCAGGAGGTAAAGGGAGAAGCTATTGATAATCAGCTTTTTGGAGATGACTCTGATTTTGATCCCGATAAGATGGCAAATATGCTTGTTTCTGATGACTGCGTAGTGCCGGAAAAAGAATTCAACGCAGAGAAAAACAGGGAGAATGAACATGCCTTTGTTAAAATAGAGAATGACCCCCGTGTAACAAAAGTTGGAAAAATCATCAGGAAGCTGAGCATAGATGAACTTCCTCAATTAATAAACATTCTGAAAGGAGACATGTCAATTGTGGGCAATCGTCCTCTTCCTCTTTATGAAGCCGAGCTATTGACTGCGGACGAATATGTAGATAGATTTTTTGCTCCTGCCGGACTTACAGGCCTGTGGCAGGTGATGAAAAGGGGAAATGGCGGAGAAATGTCGCCGGAAGAACGCAAACAACTTGATATACAATATGCTAAAACATTCTCATTTTGGATGGACGTGAAGATAATACTAAAAACTTTCACGGCATTTGTTCAAAAAGATGATGTTTAA
- the hisS gene encoding histidine--tRNA ligase, whose product MNNIQKPSIPKGTRDFSPAEMEGRNYIFDTVKSVFKKFGYRPIETPSMENLSTLLGKYGDEGDKLLFKVLNSGEAFAGVMSSELQNSNALSLKVCEKGLRYDLTVPFARYVVQHQNEISFPFKRYQIQPVWRADRPQKGRYREFYQCDVDVIGSKSLLNELELVQIADEVFNKFGINVCIKINNRKILCGLAEVIGFPDKLVDITVAIDKMDKIGLEEVKNELRERGIDEKGIAALEPVLTLQGNTVEKIAAIRKTLEPSAIGTEGVAELEKLFDLIAKAGVTQQVEVDLSLARGLNYYTGAIFEVKAKDFEIGSICGGGRYDNLTGIFGLPDVSGVGISFGADRIYDVLAGLNKFPQEVIEGTKILFSNMDETSVEYSIPIVKRLRAKGINCEIYPDKSKLKKQFDYAAKKGIPYFAIIGETEVVNGTVNIKDLAKGEQKTVPASDIDKIL is encoded by the coding sequence ATGAACAACATACAAAAACCCAGCATCCCAAAAGGAACAAGAGATTTTTCACCTGCAGAAATGGAGGGAAGAAATTATATTTTTGATACGGTAAAGAGTGTCTTTAAAAAGTTCGGTTACAGACCAATAGAGACTCCGTCAATGGAAAATCTCTCTACGCTTCTTGGAAAATACGGAGATGAGGGAGACAAGCTTTTGTTTAAAGTATTAAACAGCGGAGAGGCATTTGCCGGCGTAATGTCATCAGAATTGCAAAACAGCAATGCGCTCTCATTGAAAGTTTGCGAGAAGGGACTGAGATATGATTTGACTGTTCCTTTTGCACGTTATGTTGTTCAGCATCAAAATGAAATTTCATTCCCATTCAAGAGATATCAAATTCAGCCGGTATGGCGTGCAGATAGACCGCAAAAGGGCAGATACAGAGAGTTTTACCAATGCGATGTGGATGTGATTGGCAGCAAATCTTTGCTAAATGAATTAGAGCTTGTGCAAATTGCAGATGAAGTTTTCAATAAGTTTGGCATTAATGTTTGCATAAAAATAAATAACAGAAAAATTTTGTGCGGCCTTGCGGAAGTAATAGGTTTTCCAGACAAATTAGTTGATATTACTGTCGCGATAGATAAGATGGATAAGATTGGCCTAGAGGAGGTTAAGAATGAGCTGAGAGAGCGCGGCATAGATGAGAAGGGTATTGCAGCTCTTGAGCCGGTGCTGACATTGCAAGGCAATACTGTAGAAAAAATTGCTGCAATCAGAAAGACTTTGGAGCCTTCAGCAATTGGTACGGAGGGTGTTGCAGAACTAGAAAAGCTATTTGATTTAATCGCAAAAGCTGGTGTTACACAGCAAGTTGAGGTGGACTTGTCTCTTGCGCGCGGACTTAACTATTACACGGGAGCCATCTTTGAAGTGAAGGCAAAAGATTTTGAAATAGGAAGCATTTGCGGCGGTGGAAGATATGATAACCTAACCGGAATTTTTGGATTGCCTGATGTTTCAGGCGTAGGAATTTCTTTTGGCGCAGACAGAATTTATGATGTGCTTGCAGGCCTTAATAAATTTCCTCAGGAGGTAATAGAGGGAACTAAAATATTATTCTCCAATATGGATGAGACCTCTGTAGAGTATTCAATACCAATTGTTAAGAGGCTGCGTGCAAAAGGAATAAATTGTGAAATCTATCCGGATAAAAGCAAATTAAAGAAACAATTTGACTATGCGGCAAAGAAGGGCATCCCTTATTTTGCAATTATTGGCGAGACAGAAGTTGTCAATGGCACTGTGAATATAAAGGACCTTGCAAAGGGAGAACAAAAAACTGTGCCTGCTTCAGATATTGATAAAATCCTTTGA
- a CDS encoding glycoside hydrolase family 9 protein codes for MKKILVFIFALFMGCQVFAQGYIRINYAGYLPASKKVAVYILADTSIKAVPDAAQHPASVRLAEAQFDAVKFADINNSANKVGRAGDLSNCKSESTDSTDNRFFVFNATTDSLVFVGHAKKCDPSKWALKEAYRLDFSKLELSGGYYIIFKAVKSPNFKIDANAYDGLADFLLYYMRQQQCGYNPFVDTLCHQKDAYIVDHPTRNGEKIDVRGGWHDASDYLQYQTTSATATYDMMFAYNNIEDKSVFKDNFDAMGKPGANGIPDILDQAKWGLDWLNKMNPEDKVMFNQIADDRDHIGFKPPQYDKADYGWGPGNGRPVYFLTGKPQGLGKYGKNRTTGVASTAGKFASSFSLGAQVFKKIDPKFSKLIQKKADQAYNFAKEFPGNTQTACYVSRYFYEEDTWVDDVELAAATIFSSSKIPALEKEADYYGQLEPVSPWMELGRGRHYQYYPFINLGHYLLAVEGDKEVSAKYKEFMRQGLEDLKNRAGDEPFMNGVPYLWCSNNLVSAAVTQAELYKKATGDTTYVEMEASLRDWLLGCNPWGTSMIIGYPRGGVYPTQPHSAFTVEHREIPGGLVDGPVYYGIFKSRAGMGMRNPDQTPDLNKGAAVYHNDVGDYATNEPTMDGTAGLTYYFASLEQEGNKQKREGSGLGAKLVRDSEGAIVRIDTTSRNIYLIFSADSMFNGGEKILETLKKERIHASFFFTGNSLRMPEHQEIIQRIIKAGNYVSGHSDGHVLYAPWGKRDSLIVTRDSIVRDIRRNAAELAKFGIAQNDSRWFLSPYEYYNNETVNILERAGYKTINYTPGTATPADYTIPSMPEYKTAQYLIDRLYAFEKKNTLNGAIILIHPGIEATRPENQRLYNRLREIVSCLKDKGYTFKSFKDLK; via the coding sequence ATGAAGAAAATATTGGTATTCATTTTTGCCTTGTTCATGGGATGCCAGGTTTTTGCGCAAGGATACATTAGAATTAACTACGCAGGTTACCTCCCTGCATCAAAGAAAGTTGCTGTGTATATTCTTGCGGATACATCCATTAAGGCAGTTCCGGATGCAGCGCAACATCCTGCTTCTGTGAGACTTGCTGAGGCACAGTTTGATGCTGTCAAGTTTGCCGATATTAATAATTCTGCAAATAAAGTTGGGCGTGCCGGAGATTTATCAAATTGCAAGTCAGAAAGCACTGATTCCACGGATAACAGATTTTTTGTTTTTAACGCAACTACAGACTCATTGGTTTTTGTTGGTCACGCAAAAAAGTGCGACCCATCTAAATGGGCTCTGAAAGAGGCATATAGATTAGATTTTTCCAAGCTGGAACTATCGGGAGGATACTATATAATTTTCAAAGCTGTCAAATCTCCTAATTTTAAGATAGATGCAAATGCCTATGACGGGCTTGCGGATTTTCTTCTTTACTACATGAGACAGCAGCAGTGCGGTTACAATCCTTTTGTTGATACTCTTTGTCACCAAAAAGATGCGTATATAGTTGACCATCCCACGCGCAATGGGGAGAAGATTGATGTCAGAGGCGGATGGCATGACGCATCAGATTATCTGCAATACCAAACTACCTCTGCTACTGCTACTTATGATATGATGTTCGCCTATAATAATATAGAGGATAAGTCTGTGTTCAAGGATAATTTTGATGCAATGGGGAAGCCCGGAGCAAATGGAATTCCGGATATTTTGGACCAGGCGAAGTGGGGGCTTGATTGGCTTAACAAAATGAACCCGGAAGACAAAGTTATGTTCAATCAAATTGCAGATGATAGAGATCATATCGGTTTTAAGCCGCCTCAATATGATAAGGCAGATTACGGATGGGGACCCGGAAATGGAAGACCTGTATATTTTTTAACCGGCAAACCTCAGGGGCTTGGCAAATACGGAAAGAATAGAACTACCGGAGTAGCTTCTACGGCGGGGAAATTTGCTTCCTCGTTCTCGCTTGGAGCACAGGTGTTTAAGAAGATTGACCCTAAATTTTCCAAGCTTATTCAGAAGAAAGCGGACCAGGCATATAACTTTGCAAAGGAGTTCCCCGGCAATACTCAGACAGCATGTTATGTTTCCAGATATTTTTATGAGGAAGATACTTGGGTAGATGACGTTGAACTTGCAGCTGCTACAATTTTTTCATCTTCCAAAATTCCGGCATTAGAAAAAGAGGCCGATTATTACGGACAGCTGGAGCCGGTTTCACCTTGGATGGAACTTGGAAGGGGACGTCATTATCAATATTATCCGTTTATAAATCTCGGCCACTATTTGCTTGCCGTTGAGGGAGATAAAGAGGTTTCTGCAAAGTACAAAGAGTTCATGAGACAGGGATTGGAGGATTTAAAAAATCGTGCGGGAGATGAACCTTTTATGAACGGAGTCCCATATTTATGGTGTTCAAATAATTTAGTATCTGCTGCCGTAACTCAGGCAGAGCTATATAAGAAAGCAACAGGAGATACAACTTACGTAGAGATGGAAGCCTCTCTAAGAGATTGGCTGTTAGGCTGTAATCCATGGGGCACTTCTATGATAATCGGTTATCCGCGCGGAGGAGTTTATCCTACTCAGCCTCATTCTGCTTTTACAGTTGAGCATAGAGAAATTCCAGGAGGACTTGTTGATGGTCCCGTTTATTACGGAATTTTCAAGAGCCGCGCAGGCATGGGAATGAGAAATCCGGACCAAACTCCTGATTTAAACAAAGGAGCTGCCGTATATCACAATGACGTAGGCGATTACGCAACCAATGAGCCTACAATGGATGGTACTGCAGGTCTTACATATTACTTTGCATCATTGGAACAAGAGGGCAACAAACAAAAGAGAGAAGGTTCAGGTCTTGGTGCAAAACTGGTTAGAGATTCAGAGGGTGCAATTGTAAGAATTGACACAACTTCCAGAAATATTTATTTGATTTTTTCTGCTGACTCCATGTTTAACGGAGGAGAAAAAATTTTGGAGACTTTGAAGAAAGAGAGAATTCATGCTTCATTTTTCTTTACTGGCAATTCTCTTAGAATGCCTGAGCACCAGGAAATTATACAGAGAATAATTAAGGCTGGAAATTATGTGAGCGGCCATTCGGACGGACATGTGCTTTATGCGCCTTGGGGTAAGAGAGATTCTCTTATTGTTACTCGCGATAGTATTGTCAGAGACATAAGAAGGAATGCAGCAGAGCTTGCAAAATTTGGAATTGCGCAAAATGATTCCAGATGGTTTCTCTCTCCTTATGAGTATTACAACAATGAGACTGTAAATATTTTGGAAAGAGCGGGTTATAAAACAATTAATTATACCCCCGGCACAGCTACCCCCGCAGATTATACTATTCCGTCTATGCCTGAGTATAAAACAGCTCAATACCTGATAGATAGGTTGTATGCATTTGAAAAGAAAAATACTCTTAACGGAGCAATAATATTAATTCATCCGGGGATAGAAGCTACCCGTCCGGAAAATCAAAGATTGTATAACAGGCTGAGGGAAATAGTCAGCTGCTTAAAGGATAAAGGGTACACTTTTAAGTCATTTAAAGATTTGAAATAG
- the gltA gene encoding NADPH-dependent glutamate synthase — MSNKIPRVPVREQNPKIRATNFKEVCFGYNMQEAVLEASRCLNCKVPRCMTACPVSIKIPAFINQVLQKNITEAYKIISQDSSLPAICGRVCPQESQCEGSCLLGVKGEPVAIGKLERFVADWSRENGVTFNEKAAPNGIKVAIVGSGPSGLACATDLAKLGYSVTIFESLHKAGGVLIYGIPEFRLPKQSVVEKELENVRKLGIKIETNVIVGRTVTIDELFDKENFKAVFVGTGAGLPRFLGLPGENLNGVFSANEFLTRNNLMRAFDPESDTPIYRGKNVCVVGGGNVAMDSARTALRLGAKVTIAYRRSEKELPARLEEVQHAKEEGIEFKFLSEPVELLGNEKGWVTGMMCVQMKLGEPDKTGRRSPIPIENSEFKIDTDAVIVAFGTRTNSIAATTTPGLATDSKGRIIVDETGATKREGVFAGGDIVTGAATVILAMGEGRKAAKSIDNYLKNK, encoded by the coding sequence ATGAGCAATAAGATACCAAGAGTTCCGGTGAGGGAACAAAATCCAAAAATCAGGGCAACAAATTTTAAAGAAGTTTGTTTTGGCTACAATATGCAAGAGGCTGTGCTTGAGGCTTCCCGCTGTTTGAACTGTAAAGTTCCAAGATGTATGACAGCTTGCCCCGTGTCAATTAAAATTCCCGCATTTATAAATCAGGTGCTTCAAAAAAACATTACGGAAGCATATAAAATAATTTCTCAGGACAGTTCTTTACCTGCAATTTGCGGAAGAGTATGCCCGCAAGAGTCTCAGTGCGAAGGCTCTTGCCTTCTTGGAGTAAAAGGTGAACCTGTTGCGATAGGTAAGCTTGAGAGATTTGTTGCCGATTGGAGCAGAGAGAACGGAGTGACATTCAATGAGAAAGCTGCTCCCAACGGAATAAAGGTTGCTATTGTTGGAAGCGGACCAAGCGGACTTGCATGCGCTACTGACCTTGCAAAACTTGGTTACTCAGTTACAATTTTTGAGAGTCTTCATAAGGCTGGAGGTGTATTGATTTACGGCATTCCTGAGTTCAGACTTCCAAAACAATCTGTCGTTGAAAAAGAACTGGAGAATGTAAGAAAATTAGGCATAAAGATAGAGACAAACGTAATTGTAGGAAGGACTGTTACCATAGATGAATTATTTGATAAAGAGAACTTTAAAGCAGTATTTGTTGGGACCGGCGCAGGACTTCCAAGATTTTTGGGACTGCCCGGAGAAAACCTTAACGGAGTATTTTCTGCGAATGAATTTCTTACAAGAAATAATTTAATGCGTGCGTTTGACCCGGAATCTGATACTCCAATTTACAGAGGAAAGAATGTATGCGTAGTTGGCGGCGGCAATGTAGCAATGGACTCAGCCAGAACTGCTTTGCGTCTTGGTGCCAAGGTCACGATAGCTTACAGGAGATCAGAGAAAGAATTGCCTGCCCGTTTAGAGGAGGTGCAGCACGCAAAGGAAGAGGGAATAGAATTTAAATTCCTTTCAGAGCCTGTTGAATTGCTTGGCAATGAGAAAGGGTGGGTGACAGGAATGATGTGCGTGCAGATGAAACTAGGAGAGCCTGATAAAACCGGAAGACGTTCGCCTATACCTATAGAGAACTCTGAGTTTAAGATAGATACAGATGCCGTTATTGTTGCGTTCGGAACCAGAACAAACTCTATCGCTGCCACTACAACACCTGGACTTGCAACAGATTCCAAGGGAAGAATAATTGTAGATGAAACCGGAGCTACAAAAAGAGAAGGTGTCTTTGCCGGGGGAGATATTGTAACCGGCGCTGCAACAGTAATCCTTGCTATGGGCGAGGGCAGAAAAGCTGCAAAGTCCATTGATAATTATCTTAAAAACAAATAA
- the sppA gene encoding signal peptide peptidase SppA, with protein sequence MNNFWKTFLAALCGTLAALFVCMLMFFAFVGSIASLAEKTEPSVPSSAILKIDLSKPVGERTQNDPFKGFNPAAFQFNISNEGTLGVYDAVRAIKTAADDPAIKLILITNLDTPNYGVANMEEVRKALADFHDSGKPIIAYGINCSQGGYYLASVADKIYINKAGTAQIVGLGTSMMFFKDLLDKLGVQVELIRHGKYKSAAEQYVKSDISPENKEQSLAMLNSIWGTWVKAICKSRNISPVTFNDEVNNLKIWDAESMVANKLADGSVTNTEMTQKLCDLFGVKEDKNLKYVSLADYAAAKVKPDTKSRNKIAVLYAEGEITMSGADGITAKDLCPVIKKLRKDSSVKAVVFRVNSPGGEAQAAEVIREELQLLKKVKPVICSYGEYAASGGYWISAQANKIFTDATTLTGSIGVYSLVFNYGKGLKEHLNINTVSFGTNAHSTMSSGISPLKPEEQIYMQQFVEKIYSQFTSIAADGRKLPVAYVDSIGQGRVWTGEQGIQKKLTDYIGGLDDAIAFAAKYAKLSSYRVVEYPSVKTMEEKIMDKISGSESDEASAKILTDPEALIKKAYSSLTKYKGVKTYARLPYIYEFNY encoded by the coding sequence ATGAATAATTTTTGGAAAACTTTTTTAGCCGCGCTTTGCGGAACATTGGCTGCCCTTTTTGTCTGCATGCTTATGTTTTTTGCATTTGTAGGTTCAATTGCCTCACTTGCAGAAAAGACAGAACCTAGTGTCCCATCTTCTGCAATTCTTAAGATAGACTTATCTAAGCCTGTTGGCGAAAGGACTCAGAATGACCCGTTTAAGGGATTCAACCCGGCAGCATTCCAGTTTAATATCTCCAATGAAGGTACACTTGGAGTTTATGATGCCGTACGTGCAATCAAAACGGCAGCAGATGACCCCGCTATAAAACTTATACTAATAACAAACTTGGATACTCCAAATTATGGAGTTGCAAATATGGAAGAAGTTAGGAAAGCGCTGGCAGATTTTCACGACAGCGGAAAGCCCATAATTGCCTACGGCATAAATTGTTCGCAAGGAGGCTATTATCTTGCATCAGTAGCTGATAAAATCTATATAAATAAAGCCGGCACTGCTCAAATTGTAGGTCTTGGAACAAGCATGATGTTTTTCAAAGATTTGCTGGACAAGCTTGGGGTACAGGTAGAGCTTATAAGGCACGGAAAATACAAATCTGCTGCAGAGCAATATGTTAAGAGTGATATAAGTCCGGAAAACAAGGAGCAGAGTCTGGCAATGTTAAACTCTATATGGGGCACGTGGGTAAAGGCTATTTGCAAAAGCAGGAATATTTCACCTGTAACTTTCAATGATGAAGTAAACAATTTAAAGATTTGGGATGCGGAGTCTATGGTTGCCAACAAGCTGGCTGACGGCAGCGTAACAAATACAGAGATGACACAAAAACTTTGTGATTTATTTGGCGTCAAAGAGGATAAAAACTTAAAGTACGTCTCCTTGGCAGATTACGCAGCCGCTAAAGTTAAACCAGATACAAAGTCAAGGAATAAAATTGCAGTTTTATACGCAGAGGGAGAGATTACAATGAGCGGAGCCGATGGAATTACTGCAAAGGATTTATGCCCGGTAATCAAGAAGTTACGCAAAGATTCATCTGTCAAAGCCGTTGTATTCAGGGTCAATTCTCCAGGCGGTGAGGCACAGGCAGCAGAGGTTATCAGAGAGGAGCTGCAGTTGCTAAAGAAAGTTAAGCCGGTTATTTGCAGTTATGGAGAGTACGCTGCAAGCGGCGGCTATTGGATTTCTGCACAGGCAAATAAAATTTTCACTGATGCAACTACTCTTACAGGTTCAATTGGAGTATACTCACTTGTATTCAATTACGGGAAAGGACTTAAGGAGCATTTAAACATTAATACGGTCTCTTTTGGAACGAATGCACACTCAACCATGTCTTCCGGTATTTCTCCTCTAAAACCTGAAGAACAAATATATATGCAGCAGTTTGTGGAGAAAATTTATTCACAGTTTACAAGTATAGCTGCCGATGGCAGAAAACTTCCTGTTGCCTATGTAGATTCAATAGGACAAGGCAGGGTTTGGACAGGAGAGCAGGGAATCCAGAAAAAACTTACAGATTATATCGGAGGCCTGGACGATGCTATTGCTTTTGCAGCAAAATACGCAAAGCTAAGCAGTTACAGAGTTGTTGAATATCCTTCAGTTAAAACAATGGAGGAGAAAATAATGGACAAAATTTCAGGCAGCGAGAGTGATGAGGCTTCTGCAAAAATCCTTACCGATCCTGAGGCTTTGATTAAGAAGGCATATTCCAGCCTTACTAAGTACAAAGGCGTAAAGACCTATGCCAGACTGCCTTACATTTATGAATTCAATTACTAA